One genomic segment of Arcobacter porcinus includes these proteins:
- a CDS encoding ComF family protein, whose protein sequence is MLCITCNSISLQIICKTCQKQLLAPNFYKKELEKDFFVYSFYDYKDLEDLIQSKYHFYGDRVFNILAKLSFAKFALNFEFTHPILALPIDDHTRHDFSQTAILAKHLKSSFIKPVFNTLKASNIVKYAGKNLEFRQKNPRKFIYSGETNCDVILVDDVITTGTTILEAKKLLKKQGVNVLFAITLCCFLS, encoded by the coding sequence ATGTTGTGCATAACTTGTAATTCAATATCTTTACAAATCATTTGTAAAACTTGTCAAAAACAACTTCTTGCTCCAAACTTTTATAAAAAAGAGCTAGAGAAAGATTTTTTTGTCTACTCTTTTTATGATTACAAAGATTTAGAAGATTTAATCCAAAGCAAATACCACTTTTATGGAGATAGAGTTTTTAATATTTTAGCAAAACTAAGTTTTGCTAAATTTGCTTTAAACTTTGAGTTCACTCACCCTATTTTGGCTCTTCCAATAGATGACCATACAAGACACGATTTCTCTCAAACTGCTATTTTGGCAAAGCATTTAAAAAGTTCTTTTATAAAACCAGTTTTCAATACCCTAAAAGCTTCAAATATTGTCAAATATGCTGGAAAAAATCTAGAATTTAGACAAAAAAACCCACGAAAATTTATCTATAGTGGAGAGACAAATTGTGATGTAATTTTAGTTGATGATGTAATTACTACAGGAACAACTATTTTAGAAGCAAAAAAACTACTAAAAAAACAAGGAGTAAATGTGCTTTTTGCTATTACTCTTTGTTGTTTTTTATCTTAA
- a CDS encoding AraC family transcriptional regulator has protein sequence MNIAILILKDVLKSTAYGIEELFHLNNISCKSKEEVEIKTIFVSLEDTKYFETTSISNTIYDVVIIPPTLQNGVFNINWQIIEWLKYQYNNKAILSSACLGSFILAKTGLLDNKSATTHWASEELFKKEYPNVNLDIDKILVDEKNIITVGGINAYLDLCLYIIEKFHSCKTATQLANLMLIDRARESQKSYKAFSTILLFDDEDIKNSISYMKENLHKQLNIFDLANNINLTEKTFSRRFKKALNISPLQYLKNLRVEKAKDLLISTNRSFSDITLEVGYFDENSFRKLFKQETSLNPKDFRKRFQQTVNFS, from the coding sequence ATGAATATAGCTATTTTAATTTTAAAAGATGTATTGAAATCGACTGCTTATGGGATAGAAGAGTTATTTCATCTGAACAATATTTCTTGTAAATCAAAAGAAGAAGTTGAGATAAAAACTATTTTTGTAAGCTTAGAAGATACAAAATATTTTGAAACAACTTCTATATCAAACACTATTTATGATGTAGTTATTATTCCACCAACACTTCAAAATGGAGTTTTTAATATAAACTGGCAAATTATTGAGTGGTTAAAATATCAATACAACAATAAAGCCATTTTATCTTCAGCTTGTTTGGGAAGTTTTATATTAGCAAAAACTGGTTTATTAGATAATAAATCAGCAACAACTCATTGGGCTTCTGAAGAGTTGTTTAAAAAAGAGTACCCAAATGTCAATCTTGATATAGATAAAATCTTAGTAGATGAGAAAAATATCATAACTGTTGGTGGAATAAATGCTTATTTAGATTTGTGTTTATATATTATTGAGAAATTTCATAGCTGTAAAACTGCAACTCAACTAGCAAATTTAATGCTAATTGATAGAGCTAGAGAATCGCAAAAATCGTATAAGGCATTCTCTACAATTTTACTTTTTGATGATGAAGATATAAAAAACAGTATCTCATATATGAAAGAGAATTTACACAAACAGTTAAATATTTTTGACTTAGCCAACAATATAAATCTTACAGAAAAAACATTCTCAAGAAGATTTAAAAAAGCTCTTAATATTTCGCCTTTACAATATCTAAAAAATTTAAGAGTTGAAAAAGCAAAAGATCTTTTAATCTCTACAAATAGAAGCTTTAGCGATATTACTTTGGAAGTTGGATATTTTGATGAAAATAGTTTTAGAAAACTTTTCAAACAAGAGACATCTTTAAATCCAAAAGATTTTAGAAAAAGATTTCAACAAACTGTGAATTTTTCTTAA
- a CDS encoding MBL fold metallo-hydrolase, whose translation MLKNSLNKFAKSVLLSSFLLGSHLLASEVTQIRNATVKINYGGKVFLVDPMFAPKDAYKGFEGTLNSHLNWPRVELPFSTNEILKDVDAVIITHTHLDHLDETAIKAIPKDILMFSQDEKDKAYLEKSGFKNVKIMTKNSSIGDVKLSITGGLHGSQELVSKYKELLGEVSGVVFSAKNEKTIYLAGDTVFNKDVEDVIKNYNPEIIILNSGDAQLGDGSSILMTKEEVLATHKVAPKAKIIAVHMEAVNHSALSRYELKEYSKQKGMEDFVFIPKDGESLKF comes from the coding sequence ATGTTAAAAAATAGTTTAAATAAATTTGCGAAAAGTGTTTTGCTTTCATCTTTTTTGTTGGGTTCACACTTACTTGCTTCTGAAGTTACTCAAATAAGAAATGCTACAGTTAAAATAAATTATGGTGGAAAAGTTTTTTTAGTAGATCCAATGTTTGCACCAAAAGATGCTTACAAAGGTTTTGAAGGAACTCTAAATAGCCATTTAAATTGGCCAAGAGTTGAGCTACCTTTTTCTACAAATGAGATTTTAAAAGATGTAGATGCTGTAATTATAACTCACACACATCTTGACCACTTAGATGAAACTGCTATTAAAGCGATTCCAAAAGATATTTTGATGTTTTCTCAAGATGAAAAAGATAAAGCATATTTAGAAAAATCAGGTTTTAAAAATGTAAAAATTATGACAAAAAATAGCTCTATTGGAGATGTAAAACTTTCAATAACTGGTGGATTGCATGGAAGTCAAGAGTTAGTTTCTAAATATAAAGAACTTTTAGGAGAAGTTAGTGGTGTTGTTTTTAGTGCAAAAAATGAAAAAACTATATATTTAGCAGGAGATACAGTTTTTAATAAAGATGTAGAAGATGTAATCAAAAATTATAATCCAGAGATTATTATATTAAATTCAGGAGATGCACAATTAGGAGATGGAAGCTCAATCTTGATGACAAAAGAGGAAGTTTTGGCTACTCATAAAGTTGCACCAAAAGCTAAAATTATTGCTGTTCATATGGAAGCTGTAAATCATAGTGCTTTAAGTAGATATGAGTTAAAAGAGTACTCAAAACAAAAGGGAATGGAAGATTTTGTATTTATCCCAAAAGATGGAGAAAGTTTGAAGTTTTAA
- the lepA gene encoding translation elongation factor 4: MQKNIRNFSIIAHIDHGKSTLADRIIQECGGISDREMTSQVMDNMDIEKERGITIKAQSVRLTYNLDGQKYVLNLIDTPGHVDFSYEVSRSLASSEGALLIVDSTQGVEAQTIANVYIAMDNDLELLPVVNKIDLPSADPMRVLGEVEEAIGIDCTEHNLISAKTGLGVKDLIESIIKRVPAPKGDENAPTKALIYDSWFDNYLGALALVRVYEGSIKKGQLLRMMNTKVEHQVLSLMYPHPLKREDTLEIKTGEIGIVVLGLKTLDGIAVGDTMTDAKNPTKMVIDGFEPAKPFVFAGLYPIETDKFEDLREALNKLKLNDSSISFEPESSMALGSGFRTGFLGMLHMEVIKERLEREFDLDLIATAPTVIYEVLKRDGEKITIQNPSELPEPNYIETIFEPYVKSTILVPDEFLGNVIKLLNDKRGIQLKMDYIGKRVLLEYDLPMNEIVMDFYDKLKSTTKGYASFDYEPVGFRPGNLKKLDVRVAGDIVDALSIIVPEDKAVSRGREFVKALKELIPRQLFEVAVQASIGSTIIARETVKSMGKNVTAKCYGGDITRKRKLLEKQKEGKKRMKAIGKVNVPQEAFMAVLKI, from the coding sequence TTGCAAAAAAATATTAGAAACTTTAGTATTATTGCACATATTGATCATGGAAAATCAACTTTAGCAGATAGAATTATTCAAGAGTGTGGAGGAATTAGTGATAGAGAAATGACTTCACAAGTTATGGATAATATGGACATAGAAAAGGAAAGAGGAATTACAATAAAAGCTCAAAGTGTAAGACTAACTTACAATCTTGATGGGCAAAAATATGTTTTAAATCTTATAGATACTCCAGGTCACGTAGATTTTTCTTATGAAGTTAGTCGTTCTTTGGCTTCATCTGAAGGTGCTTTATTAATTGTTGATTCAACTCAAGGTGTTGAAGCACAAACTATTGCAAATGTTTATATAGCTATGGATAATGATTTAGAACTTCTTCCAGTGGTAAATAAAATTGATTTACCAAGTGCCGATCCAATGAGAGTTTTAGGAGAAGTTGAAGAGGCTATTGGGATTGATTGTACAGAACACAATTTAATAAGTGCAAAAACAGGTCTTGGAGTAAAAGATTTAATTGAATCAATAATTAAAAGAGTTCCAGCACCCAAAGGAGATGAAAATGCACCTACAAAAGCACTTATTTATGACTCTTGGTTTGATAACTATTTGGGGGCTTTAGCTCTTGTAAGAGTTTATGAAGGAAGTATAAAAAAAGGACAACTTCTTCGTATGATGAATACAAAAGTTGAGCATCAAGTTTTAAGTTTGATGTATCCTCATCCACTAAAAAGAGAAGATACTTTAGAGATAAAAACAGGTGAAATAGGTATTGTTGTATTAGGTCTTAAAACTTTAGATGGAATTGCTGTGGGAGATACAATGACTGATGCAAAAAATCCAACTAAAATGGTTATTGATGGTTTTGAACCTGCAAAACCATTTGTATTTGCAGGGCTTTATCCAATAGAGACAGATAAATTTGAAGATTTAAGAGAGGCTTTGAATAAACTAAAATTAAATGACTCTTCAATCTCTTTTGAACCTGAAAGCTCAATGGCTCTTGGAAGTGGATTTAGAACAGGTTTTTTAGGAATGCTTCATATGGAAGTAATAAAAGAGAGATTAGAGCGAGAGTTTGATTTAGATTTAATTGCAACTGCTCCAACAGTTATTTATGAAGTTTTAAAAAGAGATGGAGAAAAAATAACTATTCAAAATCCAAGCGAACTTCCTGAGCCAAACTATATAGAGACAATTTTTGAGCCTTATGTAAAATCTACAATTTTAGTTCCTGATGAATTTTTGGGAAATGTTATAAAACTTTTAAATGATAAAAGAGGAATTCAATTAAAAATGGATTACATAGGAAAAAGAGTTCTTCTTGAGTATGATTTACCTATGAATGAGATTGTAATGGATTTTTATGATAAGTTAAAATCTACAACAAAAGGTTATGCATCTTTTGATTATGAACCTGTTGGATTTAGACCAGGAAACTTAAAAAAACTTGATGTTAGAGTTGCTGGAGATATAGTTGATGCACTATCTATTATAGTTCCTGAAGATAAAGCTGTTTCAAGAGGAAGAGAGTTTGTAAAAGCACTAAAAGAGCTAATTCCTAGACAACTTTTTGAAGTTGCAGTACAAGCTAGTATTGGAAGCACAATAATTGCAAGAGAGACTGTAAAATCTATGGGGAAAAATGTAACTGCAAAGTGTTATGGTGGAGATATTACAAGAAAAAGAAAACTTCTTGAGAAACAAAAAGAGGGTAAAAAAAGAATGAAAGCTATTGGAAAAGTAAATGTTCCTCAAGAGGCTTTTATGGCTGTTTTAAAAATATAA
- a CDS encoding metal-sensing transcriptional repressor, translating to MNEEKKKALQTLKIAKGQIEAVIKMIEDGRYCIDISNQILAVSSLVKKSNMLILKQHMNSCVLEAVNSGNSAEKIDEITKILSKIVDK from the coding sequence ATGAATGAAGAGAAGAAAAAAGCTTTACAAACATTAAAAATTGCAAAAGGACAAATTGAAGCTGTTATTAAAATGATTGAAGATGGAAGATATTGTATTGATATTTCAAATCAAATCTTAGCAGTTTCATCTTTGGTTAAAAAATCAAATATGCTGATTTTAAAGCAACATATGAATAGTTGTGTTTTAGAAGCTGTAAATAGTGGAAATAGTGCTGAGAAAATTGATGAAATTACAAAAATATTATCAAAAATAGTTGATAAATAA
- a CDS encoding heavy metal translocating P-type ATPase: MKSQKFDIKGMTCSACSNAVDRSIKKLEGISEVNVNLLSNSMIVKYDDKFLNDEKIIKTVEDAGYEAVLTQDKNIKKEKKENIAQNEINELKNRLIVSLIFAIPLFYIAMGHMLNWSLPSYFLGEKNAITFAFTQFLLAIPIVFINIKYYKVGFKTLFKASPNMDSLIAIGTGAAMLYGVFAIYKIGFALGINDLNMLQQYSMNLYFESAAIVLTLITFGKYLEARAKGKTSEAINKLMDLAPKKALVLRDNKEVEISIDELKLKDIVIVKPGASIPADGVIVFGNTAIDESMLTGESLPVSKKIGDKVIGASINKYGSIKFEVTKLGSDTVLSQIIKLVEEASSSKAPISKLADKISSIFVPTVILISIIATITWLFLGYDFEFALGIGIAILVISCPCALGLATPTAIMVGTGRGAQNGILIKNAEALELAEKIDTIVLDKTGTITEGKPKVTDIIVNSEISENRLLQIAYSLEKNSEHPLADAVVKKAEDEKLDLLEVKEFKALNGLGIKAKIEDETIFIGNKKLLENNNISLDEFFPISEKLASSGKTPIFISNSKKILGLIAIADVVKATSKQAIEKFYKMNLEVIMLTGDNQKTAQAIANELNIRNFIAEVLPEDKDKVIKKLQEEGKKVAMVGDGINDAPALARSDVAIAIGAGTDIAIESANIVLVRNDLLDVVRAIELSTATLKNIKQNLFWAFIYNIIGIPLAAGVFYSFLGWKLNPMFAGAAMSLSSVSVVLNALRLRFFKSTIDKNMINNQNIKGVNMTKVLKVDGMSCGHCSGRVEKALNSLDEVKSVEIDLSTKEVVINCNEEISEKILEDKIKEAGYEVIK, encoded by the coding sequence ATGAAATCACAAAAATTTGATATTAAAGGTATGACTTGTAGTGCTTGTTCAAATGCTGTTGATAGAAGTATCAAAAAGCTTGAAGGAATAAGTGAAGTAAATGTAAATTTACTTAGTAATAGTATGATTGTTAAATATGATGATAAATTTTTAAATGATGAGAAAATTATAAAAACAGTAGAAGATGCTGGATATGAAGCTGTATTAACTCAAGATAAAAACATAAAAAAAGAGAAAAAAGAAAACATTGCACAAAATGAGATAAATGAGCTAAAAAATAGGCTGATTGTATCATTGATCTTTGCAATACCACTGTTTTATATAGCTATGGGACATATGTTAAATTGGTCACTTCCATCATATTTTCTTGGAGAAAAAAATGCAATAACATTTGCCTTTACTCAGTTTTTATTGGCTATTCCAATTGTATTTATAAATATAAAGTATTATAAAGTAGGGTTTAAAACTCTTTTTAAAGCTTCACCAAATATGGACTCTTTAATAGCAATTGGTACAGGAGCTGCTATGCTTTATGGAGTTTTTGCAATATATAAAATTGGCTTTGCTTTAGGAATTAATGATTTAAATATGCTTCAACAATACTCAATGAATCTATATTTTGAAAGTGCAGCTATTGTTTTGACTTTAATAACTTTTGGAAAATATCTTGAAGCTAGAGCAAAAGGAAAAACTAGCGAAGCTATAAATAAACTTATGGATTTAGCTCCAAAAAAAGCTTTAGTATTAAGAGATAATAAAGAAGTTGAAATATCAATTGATGAACTAAAACTAAAAGATATTGTAATTGTAAAACCAGGAGCTAGTATTCCTGCTGATGGTGTTATAGTTTTTGGAAACACTGCAATAGATGAATCAATGCTTACAGGAGAGAGTTTACCTGTTTCAAAAAAAATTGGAGATAAAGTTATTGGAGCTAGTATAAATAAATATGGTTCTATAAAATTTGAAGTTACAAAACTTGGTTCTGATACGGTTTTATCACAGATTATAAAATTGGTTGAAGAAGCTAGTTCATCAAAAGCACCAATTTCAAAACTTGCAGATAAGATAAGTTCTATTTTTGTACCAACTGTTATTTTGATTTCAATAATAGCAACAATTACTTGGTTATTTCTTGGATATGACTTTGAATTTGCTTTAGGAATAGGAATTGCAATTTTGGTTATATCTTGCCCTTGTGCCTTAGGTTTAGCAACTCCAACAGCTATTATGGTTGGAACTGGAAGAGGTGCACAAAATGGTATTTTAATAAAAAATGCTGAAGCATTAGAACTTGCAGAAAAGATTGATACTATTGTTTTGGATAAAACAGGAACTATAACAGAAGGAAAACCAAAAGTCACAGATATTATAGTAAATAGTGAAATAAGTGAAAACAGACTTCTTCAAATAGCTTATTCTCTTGAAAAGAATTCAGAGCATCCTTTAGCTGATGCAGTTGTAAAAAAAGCAGAAGATGAGAAATTAGATTTATTGGAAGTAAAAGAGTTTAAAGCATTAAATGGTTTAGGAATTAAAGCAAAAATAGAAGATGAAACTATATTTATAGGGAATAAAAAGCTACTTGAAAACAATAATATATCATTAGATGAATTTTTTCCAATAAGTGAAAAACTTGCAAGTAGCGGAAAAACTCCAATATTTATCTCTAATAGTAAAAAAATATTAGGACTTATTGCTATTGCTGATGTTGTAAAAGCTACAAGTAAACAAGCAATTGAAAAGTTTTATAAAATGAATTTAGAAGTAATTATGCTAACAGGTGATAATCAAAAAACAGCCCAAGCAATAGCAAATGAGCTAAATATTAGAAATTTTATAGCTGAAGTTTTACCAGAAGATAAAGACAAAGTTATTAAAAAGCTTCAAGAAGAGGGTAAAAAAGTTGCAATGGTTGGGGATGGAATAAATGATGCTCCAGCTTTAGCAAGATCAGATGTAGCAATAGCAATTGGAGCTGGAACTGATATAGCAATAGAGTCTGCAAATATTGTATTAGTAAGAAATGATTTACTAGATGTTGTAAGAGCAATAGAACTTAGCACTGCAACACTTAAAAATATAAAGCAAAACCTATTTTGGGCATTTATTTATAATATTATTGGTATTCCATTAGCAGCAGGAGTATTTTACTCTTTCTTAGGATGGAAATTAAATCCAATGTTTGCAGGTGCTGCCATGAGTTTAAGTAGTGTTTCTGTGGTTTTAAATGCCTTAAGATTAAGGTTTTTTAAATCAACAATAGATAAAAATATGATAAATAATCAAAATATAAAAGGAGTTAATATGACAAAAGTTTTAAAAGTAGATGGAATGAGTTGTGGACATTGTAGTGGAAGAGTTGAAAAGGCTTTAAATAGTTTAGATGAAGTTAAAAGTGTAGAAATTGATTTATCAACAAAAGAAGTTGTAATTAATTGTAATGAAGAGATTTCTGAAAAAATATTAGAAGATAAGATTAAAGAAGCTGGATACGAAGTAATAAAATAA
- a CDS encoding ribose-phosphate pyrophosphokinase, with amino-acid sequence MSTFKLFSGSANPAFAKKVADYLGMKVSDATLTKFSDGEMSVQITQSVRGQDVFIIQPTCSPANDNLMELLIMIDALKRSSAKSINAVIPYYGYARQDRKAAPRVPISAKLVADLLEAAGIHRIVTIDLHAAQIQGFFNIPADNLFGSILFVNYIKSKNLKNPIIASPDIGGVARARMYADKLGYDLVIVDKKREKANESQVMNIIGDVEGKDVILVDDMVDTAGTLVKAAEVLKQKGATSVMACCTHGVLSGPAYERIANGVLDELVISDTIPTKENAKNITVLTASSIIGEAIRRIYNNESVNSIFNV; translated from the coding sequence ATGTCAACTTTTAAGCTCTTTAGTGGAAGTGCAAATCCAGCCTTTGCAAAAAAGGTCGCTGATTATTTAGGAATGAAAGTTTCAGATGCAACTTTAACAAAATTTAGTGATGGAGAGATGTCTGTTCAGATTACACAAAGTGTAAGAGGTCAAGATGTTTTTATAATACAACCAACATGTTCTCCAGCAAATGACAATTTAATGGAACTTTTAATAATGATTGATGCTCTAAAAAGATCAAGTGCAAAATCAATAAATGCTGTTATTCCATATTATGGATATGCAAGACAAGATAGAAAAGCAGCTCCTAGAGTTCCAATTTCTGCAAAATTAGTAGCTGATTTACTTGAAGCTGCAGGAATTCATAGAATAGTAACAATAGATCTTCACGCAGCACAAATTCAAGGTTTTTTCAATATTCCTGCTGATAACCTTTTTGGTTCAATTCTTTTTGTAAACTATATAAAAAGTAAAAATCTAAAAAATCCAATTATTGCAAGTCCAGATATTGGTGGAGTTGCTAGAGCTAGAATGTATGCAGATAAGCTTGGTTATGATTTAGTAATAGTTGATAAAAAAAGAGAAAAAGCAAATGAATCTCAAGTTATGAATATAATTGGTGATGTTGAAGGTAAAGATGTTATTTTAGTTGATGATATGGTTGATACTGCTGGAACTTTAGTAAAAGCTGCTGAAGTTTTAAAACAAAAAGGTGCTACAAGTGTTATGGCATGTTGTACTCACGGTGTTTTAAGTGGTCCTGCTTATGAAAGAATTGCAAATGGTGTTTTAGACGAACTTGTAATATCAGATACTATTCCTACTAAAGAGAATGCAAAAAATATCACAGTTTTAACTGCTTCTTCAATAATTGGTGAAGCTATTAGAAGAATCTACAATAACGAATCTGTAAACTCAATTTTTAATGTTTAA
- a CDS encoding Opr family porin gives MRKLRISLASATILASIANADILTDAITQGVFEGSVGVYGQSQKNKNDRNSSYLNTNLTLSYNTADVYNFSLGFEGKGNLKIAEKYKDDWKEEYDNNVLLTQAYLKYELQEGFIFKAGRYEADLAWLQNYQQGAMLELDAIPSVLITVAYSDRQAESGIDISEDFHSDYKKRGFNKGIYTIDIKDRAIEGFEFNPYFYQVPDAIKFYGLKTGFDLEHGGLKLEYARSNLTSKYRNDTGESNGYIAHAEIFGKVEVLKLTAGGIVTSNKGGAESMSYFGDTITPFAEGNQSYSKDARTLYGSIEIDIEERFVFNALYGYTRYDNDQKSGLEERELNLGFKYNFMEELSAEFKYVNVKADSKEADYSSYDKYIASVEYKF, from the coding sequence ATGAGAAAATTAAGAATCTCTTTAGCAAGTGCAACAATACTAGCAAGTATTGCAAATGCTGATATATTAACAGATGCAATAACTCAAGGAGTTTTTGAAGGAAGTGTTGGAGTTTATGGTCAATCACAAAAGAATAAAAATGATAGAAATAGCTCTTATTTAAATACAAATTTGACACTTTCTTATAATACGGCAGATGTTTATAATTTTAGTTTAGGTTTTGAAGGTAAAGGGAATCTAAAAATAGCTGAAAAATATAAAGATGACTGGAAAGAAGAGTATGATAATAATGTACTATTAACTCAAGCATATTTAAAATATGAGTTACAAGAAGGTTTTATCTTTAAAGCTGGAAGATATGAAGCAGATTTAGCTTGGCTTCAAAATTATCAACAAGGTGCAATGCTAGAATTAGATGCTATTCCTTCAGTTTTAATAACAGTTGCTTACTCAGATAGACAAGCAGAATCAGGAATAGATATTAGTGAAGATTTTCATAGTGATTATAAAAAACGAGGATTCAATAAAGGTATTTATACAATAGATATTAAAGATAGAGCTATTGAAGGATTTGAATTTAATCCATATTTCTATCAAGTTCCAGATGCAATAAAGTTTTATGGTCTTAAAACAGGATTTGATTTAGAACATGGTGGTCTAAAACTTGAGTATGCAAGAAGTAATCTTACAAGCAAGTATAGAAATGATACTGGTGAATCAAATGGATATATAGCACACGCAGAGATATTTGGAAAAGTTGAGGTTTTAAAGCTTACAGCTGGTGGAATTGTAACTAGTAATAAAGGTGGAGCAGAAAGTATGTCATATTTTGGAGATACAATAACACCTTTTGCAGAGGGAAATCAGTCTTATTCTAAAGATGCTAGAACTCTTTATGGTTCTATTGAAATTGATATTGAAGAGAGATTTGTATTTAATGCTCTATATGGATATACAAGATATGATAACGACCAAAAATCTGGATTAGAAGAGAGAGAGCTTAACTTAGGATTTAAATATAATTTTATGGAAGAGTTAAGTGCAGAATTTAAATATGTAAATGTAAAAGCTGATTCAAAAGAAGCAGACTATTCAAGCTATGATAAATATATAGCTAGCGTTGAGTATAAGTTTTAA
- a CDS encoding DUF5718 family protein produces the protein MNLLEDLKDYLGFAVAGNFANHLGEAGEADGFALIKTEEENAPKGMFPFYIKNHDSFLGTYPICDETILTHGRENEKIQVEAEVALICDFIYENEKIVDIVPKFFTAFNDCSLRTQDGSKLSTKKNWGIKTKGISRDLIEIDNFSEKGILSKYHISSFLKRDGIVYDYGTTSAVKSYSYFFEKLKNWMVDILNCQEDCGPLEELGQFLQNAHKSKGILIAAGATAYTDFGKKNFLKKDDEIFVYLYNAHAHSFQDIMNDMCGMDTYLGQCSKLHQIVK, from the coding sequence ATGAATTTATTAGAAGATTTAAAAGATTACTTAGGTTTTGCAGTTGCTGGAAACTTTGCAAACCATTTAGGAGAAGCTGGAGAAGCTGACGGTTTTGCACTTATTAAAACAGAAGAAGAGAATGCCCCAAAAGGTATGTTCCCTTTTTATATAAAAAATCACGATAGTTTTTTAGGAACTTATCCAATTTGCGATGAAACTATTTTAACTCATGGAAGAGAAAATGAGAAGATTCAAGTTGAAGCAGAAGTTGCACTAATTTGTGATTTTATATATGAAAATGAGAAAATAGTCGATATTGTCCCAAAATTTTTTACTGCATTTAATGATTGTTCTTTACGAACTCAAGATGGTAGTAAACTAAGCACTAAGAAAAACTGGGGAATAAAAACAAAAGGTATCTCTAGAGATTTAATAGAGATAGATAATTTCTCTGAAAAAGGTATTCTAAGTAAATATCATATCTCTTCTTTTCTAAAAAGAGATGGTATTGTTTATGATTATGGAACAACAAGTGCTGTAAAGTCTTATAGTTATTTTTTTGAAAAATTAAAAAACTGGATGGTTGATATTTTAAATTGTCAAGAAGATTGTGGTCCACTTGAAGAGTTAGGTCAATTTTTACAAAATGCACATAAATCAAAAGGTATATTAATAGCAGCAGGGGCAACAGCTTATACAGATTTTGGTAAAAAGAATTTCTTAAAAAAAGATGATGAGATTTTTGTATATCTTTATAATGCTCATGCTCATAGTTTCCAAGATATTATGAATGATATGTGTGGAATGGATACTTATTTAGGACAGTGTTCAAAACTTCATCAAATTGTTAAATAA